One Nocardia huaxiensis genomic window, GCGGAGTCTGCGGCGGACCGACGACGGGATGTGGGTGGTCTGGGCGTTCAAGGTGGCGCGGCTCGCGGAGGGGAATCTGTTCGTGCCGCTGCGCGGGTATCCGATCTATCCGGCCGATGCGGTCGCCGAATGCGGGCGCGGGCGCAGCCATCCCGCGCCGGATCTCGACTGCACCTGCGGGTTCCATGCGGCGTCGGAACCGTTGGAGCACATGTTCGGTGGTGCGCTGCGGCATCTCGAGGTGGCGTTGACGGGGCGGGTGCTGGTTTTCGACTGGTACGGCAATGGGATGCTGTTCCGGGCGGAGCGGCAGACCGTCATGGTGGTGGGGGAGACGCCGGTGCCGGTGCCGTACCTGCCTCCCGAGCCGCCCCCGCCCCCGCCGTCCGAGCCCAGCGGGCGTACCGCGCGATTGCGCCCACCGGATCCCGTCGACCGCGACCGGGTCCGGCTGCGGCTGCCCGTCGAGCCGCCGCCCCGCATCCGCCTGCGTGACGATGCCGGATACTGCCTTGTCGATCGAACCGCGCATGCCGGGGAAATGGCACCGGCGGAACAGGATTCGTATGCGCGACGCGGCCGTGTGGTCGCGGCGCTGAGCTGACCGCGACGCACGCCGGTCTACGGCAGTGTGCTGACCGACCTGTGCGGACGGTGCCCGGCCGTCGGATTCGTGTCCTGTCAGGCGTCGAGAGTCGGTCGCGGGCCGATCGTCGCTGCCGCGTTCGTGGCGGCCCACTCGGCGAAAGTGGTTGCGGGGCGGCCGGTTACCTGTTCGACGACGCGGTTCGGGGCGGGAGTCTGGGCGGCGAGGCCGCCGAGCACACTGTCGACGTACCACTCGGCGGTCTCACCCATGGCGGGGGTGAAAACGGCGACGGCCTCGTCGCGGGAGACCGGGACGAACGGGATGTCGTAGCCGAGGGCGGCGGCGAGTTGGGCTACCAGCTCTCTGCGGGTCAGGGCTTCGGGGCCGGTGAGGGGGTAGGTCTTGCCCGCGTGACCGTCCTCGAACAGTGCGGCGGCGGCCACGGCGGCGATGTCGTCCATGGCGATAGGGGTGCTCGCGGCATCCGGATGCGGTTCGCGGATCGTGCCCGTCGTGTGGATCTGCTGCG contains:
- a CDS encoding NAD(P)H-binding protein; the encoded protein is MRILVTGATANIGRKVVDHLLSLGAKDIRALTTNPAKAALPTEVEAVRGFIGRPETLAGAFDGVDRMYLAPSPDTTADVLALAHKAGVRHVVALDGEPESWWGTVTSAVENSGLEWTHLWPGDFFENVGIWAQQIHTTGTIREPHPDAASTPIAMDDIAAVAAAALFEDGHAGKTYPLTGPEALTRRELVAQLAAALGYDIPFVPVSRDEAVAVFTPAMGETAEWYVDSVLGGLAAQTPAPNRVVEQVTGRPATTFAEWAATNAAATIGPRPTLDA